TCACTGTCTTTAGGTATATTGTTCAAAGGATTGAACACTACAAGCATTAAAATTACAGTTAACAAGATATTACATCCAGTTTAAGATACAGGCATGGAGGAAGATTtggacatcaaatcaaaactcaaGTATTTACTCGAATTTATGCATAATCTGGACCAAGTCACTTTCGTTGTCATAGCAACAACTTGAGTGATTCCATTGGCTTTACAAgagattatttttaacaatcttGAAAGaatatcaatcaaattttgttttgccAACTATATAAAAATCCATTTGATGTAATGCAATCATATTATGGAATGGCTTAGTATCCACAAAGCTGTGCAAAATGCAAAATCCCGTCATTTACAGAATACACAAAACACAATCCGTGAAGAAGACATACTTGGAACTGGTGCCAGTTCTTTCACCTCTACATTCTTCTGAACTTTCGGAGAACCGGGATTGTCAGTCGGCTGCACACCCTGTTCAAGCAAAACATAGCTTACTAAAGtaacaagaaaacaagaaaaaaggtcAAATGGAATTGATTAATAATGGCAATATGTTAAAGTTCAATGCAAAAGGAAGCAATTAAGACTCCCAAGCCAAGTCTTTAATGATGGATTAAgtctttgttttcttaattttaccaattaagctcctttttttctttttctctccacCTTTCTCATCTCCTctaaataattatgtatttgGACGCCAACagattcttaaataaaaaagagctgAGATGATTAGCAACTGTTACCTTCTTCCTTTCCCTCCTCTTGAGTATCTTTACGTGGCACTTTTTAATGTAGTGCATCAAATGATATCTAGAATGTCTAGAGAACAGCTGTTCTCTTATCCCTGGATTCTCAGCCAGCCAATCAGAAATATCTTTGGACTTGACCACCTCATCTTTATCCAAAGATTCCAGCCAGGAATAAACCGGCAGCCATTGATCTGTGCGTTGAAATCGAGCATGTGGAACATCAACCTGATTCGTCTCCGGCACCTGATATAGGAAAAATGGCAACTACTTAGCTCATAATGCTTtgttgatgatggtgatgaaagCGCGAGGTACCTGCTGACTGTGATCGGGGAGCCTCATGTAATTTTGAATAGAAAGCAAGCGATCAACGAGGTCTGAACGAGGCATGGATTTTAAATCAGAAGGCAAAGATGAGTAATTAGAATCGATCCATGACTCCACCTCGGCCCCACTCACTGCCTTCACTCCAGGAAACGCACTGAGCCAAAGTCGAGCCATTGTTTCCCATTCTTGTGATTGATTAGGGTTTGATTCGCTTCCTCTGTTGTCTTCCCCTTCTAGGTTTTGTTCCATTGATTTCGACATTTTTGTTTCTGATTGACTAGTCACccactccctccctccctcaaACGCTCAAAATATCGTGTACCATCCCTTCTGAATTCTGATATCGCTGAAACTATGCCGTCTTTTTCATCGGCTTAAACAGTCTGTTTTGGGGATACTAAACTGCAAATTATACTTGGGAAGCAGCGACAAAGATAATCCCTGGGAGTCCAGTGCTCTACCCTGCTTCTGAAAGTTCCACCTGAGATTtactttcacaaaaaaatagtttaaatatttttt
The genomic region above belongs to Populus alba chromosome 12, ASM523922v2, whole genome shotgun sequence and contains:
- the LOC118044699 gene encoding uncharacterized protein, which codes for MSKSMEQNLEGEDNRGSESNPNQSQEWETMARLWLSAFPGVKAVSGAEVESWIDSNYSSLPSDLKSMPRSDLVDRLLSIQNYMRLPDHSQQVPETNQVDVPHARFQRTDQWLPVYSWLESLDKDEVVKSKDISDWLAENPGIREQLFSRHSRYHLMHYIKKCHVKILKRRERKKGVQPTDNPGSPKVQKNVEVKELAPVPMFNPLNNIPKDSELYVAKQNEALQKYEILLELEKKLSPNFSKREAVNR